The genomic interval AGTACCAGTTGCACTGGAATCAACCTTTCCAGTTATCCTTTGTCTTCCTAACTTCTCTCATTGCGTCAACTGGTGACTTGGCACCAAACTTTGCCTGCAAGGTCGATAGGCATGGTCTGCATAAGCATCACTGGCAAAGGAACTCGCTTCAAATTCAAGAACTGATAGTTGCTGTTAATTCTGATTAGCGTGGAGCTGAGGAAGCAAATTTCTAGATAATATGGAATAGCATTTATCTTGTTATACATCTTTATGACACAAAGATCTTCAAACACTTGCACAAAGAAACATAGTATCATGTCGAATAGAAGTAATAACTAATAAGCTGATTAAAACCTGTATTTCTGGCAGATCAACACGCATGAAGGTATTTATCTCGAATTCCTCTCCTATGGTTGATGGAACAGTTGGTTGGTTTGCTTCACGCTGCTTTTGAGCCCATTCCAATTTCTGCTTCACTTTTTCATTCTCTGGTTCTACAGTCAGTATGAATTTCAGGTTCTTAGCAGTGTACTGCAAGTCAAAATGAGACCAGTAAGAACAGAGTATAGCAGTTACCTTTTTTTGTTCAAATGGCATGTGGCATACACATTAAGTAGAATATATAACAAAGGGAGTCGTTGCACACATAAACTAATGGAAATTATGTTCTCCACCATTTGTGAAGAATAGACAGCATAAACTTACTCTTCCTTGATGCAGGAAACCATACGGTCCATACCACAATATTTGTTTTGCCggataaaaaacatatcaattaTTATCTTTTAGTTAAAGCTGCACAAACTAGCCTCATCCATTTTGTAATCCAGATTTCAAAGTTTCCAGCATCCTTAATAATTGAGGTTTAGAAGAGGTCCAAATTCAATCAAGAAAATGGCATTGAGTATGAAGTAAGCCGCCAAAGAGGTAAAACACTGCTTATCATGaggaagagggggagggggggggggggggggaggctAAGGCACACCGCATACATATTCTATGTATTTCACTATAAAGCTTCACACAACTTCACATCCCCAGTAAATGGACAGCCATTCTAGGAAGACAATCCAGCTTCGCTGACCCAGCGAAAAATTCTAGGaagacaaaagaaaatctGAGAATAGAAAACGTACCTCATGCCCACAATAAACTCGAGTTGGCTTAGGCAGCGAGCCCAGTGTTACACAAAGGGACTGATACATTTGCTCAGCAGTACCCTCAAAAAACCTCCCACAGCCAGCAATGAACTGTACTAAAAAAGGTGGTCAATGcatcaaaaataaaagtagCCATCAATGTAAGTCAGATGCAGATACTAACCAAGGTGTCTCCAGTAAACACTGCTGGATCTTCCTCCTCTTTACTAGTGACATAGTAGCTGATATGTCCTTTTGTGTGGCTGTTAGAAGAAGGGAAATGACAGGGACCATGGTAACAAGTAAGAGTAATAAACAAGCTGTTAAAGAAACATATGAAGACTGTCTAGATTGTGATTTAATTCAAATTGGTTTTATCAAACAGTTCAAGCAAACCGTTATAGCAATATCATAAGTGTTTGTGCTATTGGTCATAGCTCAGTGGCATGTCCAATTTCTCAAGTGGAAAACTGCAGGATGGGTTATTATAGTGCATATATGTGTAAAAATGTAGGGCTTATCCATCTATGAAGAGGTTTAAATTCTTACATTGGGTGCTTCTACAATCTTATAGAAGTAATCAAACTAATGATATCATAAATGAGgcttataaaaatagtaaacagCATACCATGGG from Oryza brachyantha chromosome 3, ObraRS2, whole genome shotgun sequence carries:
- the LOC102720776 gene encoding hydroxyacylglutathione hydrolase cytoplasmic, which encodes MKIIPVACLEDNYAYLIVDESTRSAAAVDPVEPEKVLAAAAEVGARIDFVLTTHHHWDHAGGNEKMAQSVPGVKVYGGSLDNVKGCTDQVENGIKLSLGKDIEILCLHTPCHTKGHISYYVTSKEEEDPAVFTGDTLFIAGCGRFFEGTAEQMYQSLCVTLGSLPKPTRVYCGHEYTAKNLKFILTVEPENEKVKQKLEWAQKQREANQPTVPSTIGEEFEINTFMRVDLPEIQAKFGAKSPVDAMREVRKTKDNWKG